The genomic segment GGCACCAGATCATAGAAGCAGCTGTGCTTGCCGGTGCAGATGAGTTTATTGTTAATCTCTCGCAGGGATACGATACCATGCTGGAGGAAGGTGCAAGCAATCTATCCGGAGGGCAGCGCCAGAGACTGGCGATCGCGAGAGCTTTATTAACTCAGCCGGAGATCCTGATTCTTGATGAAGCAACAAGTTCTCTAGATCCGGAGAGTGAAAGAATCGTTCGTGAAAATCTAACGCAGATCGCAAAGGGGCGTACTGTGATTGTTGTTTCTCACCGCTTATCAATGTTGAAAGGGGCTGATAACGTGATGGTTTTAGATGGTGGCAGATTGGTTGGGTATGGCACCCATGAGCGCCTTCTTCAAGATTGCAGGTTATATGGAAAACTTTGGAAGCAGCAGATGGAACTTTGAGCGGTAAAGGCATGAAAAAGGAAAAATCAGAACTGGAAATACTCGAGTATCAACCTGATGCCGTTGAAATTGAAGAAAAACCGGTTGCAGGAAAGGTGAGATGGGTTTTGTACGTTATACTCGGGACCCTTATTGCCGTTGTGATCGCGGCCATCGTGTTTCGTGTAGATCGTATAATCGTTGCTGAAGGGAAACTTATAACCACTTCTCCGACTATAGTTGTTCAACCTCTTAACGCTGCAATCATCCGCTCGATTGATGTGCAGGTTGGTGATATTGTAGAAGAAGGGCAGGTATTGGCGACGCTGGACTCAACTTTTACAAGTGCGGATTTAAGTCAATTAAAAAGACAGAGGCTCACACTGAGTACGCAGCTACGCCGGATAAAATCTGAATTACAAAATACTTTGTTTGTCGGGTTACCGGAAGAAGGGGAGGATGGTCTTCTTCAGGAACAATTATTCAGACAAAGAAAACTCATTCTTCAACGTACCAAACAACTGAGTGATGACAAAAAAGCTGCTCTGGAGTCAAAGCGCACTTTAAACGCCATAAAACGTAAAGGAAGTGAAGGACAATTGAAGCTACTGCGGGACGTTGAGGGAACAACTGCAAAAATGCCTCAGAATGGGAGTGAATACAGGCTGAGGGTGCTTGAATCTCAAAAAAACCGCCATCTGACTTCTAATGAAATCGAGAATCTCAAAGCCGAAGAGGAAGTGATTGTTAATGAACTGAAACAGGTAGAATCAGAATGGGAACGTTTTTTAGAGGAAAGAACGGGTGAATTGATGGAGCAGAAAGTGCAACTGCGAAATGATTTTGAAAAAATAACAGAAGAATTGACCAAAGCGACAAGGCTTCAGGAGTTGGTAACTTTAAGAGCTCCGCAAAAAGGAATTGTATTAAATATGGCAAAACGATCCGTCGGTTCCATTCTTCAGCAGGCTGAAGCAATCGTCACCCTGGTTCCGATTGACAGTACAATTGAGGTTGAAGCCGATGTCAAATCTCAGGATATAGCCAGAATTCGGCTGGCGGATCCAGTACGTGTTAAACTGGATGCTTTTCCTTTCCAGAGGCACGACACTCTTTCCGGGGAGGTCAGAGTGATAAGTGAAGATTCCTTTCAACAAAACAATGCCAATCGAGAAGATAGATCCCTATCCAGTCAGGAGTCTGACCCAGCATTTTACAGGACTCGTATTCGTCTGGTATCAAAAAAGCTGCGAAACGTTCCGGAAGGGTTTCGGTTACTGCCGGGAATGAAGGTACGTGCTGAGATAAAAGTCGGAAAGAGAAGGGTAATCTCCTACTTTCTTTATCCAATTATCAGGGCATTAGATGAAAGTCTGAGAGAGCCCTGACGCCATTTTGGCTGTTTTATTGAAATACATCTCAAAAACAATCATTCTTAAAATGGAAAAGCAATCGAATGAAACGTATTTGGTATATTGTGACGTTTTGCGGCTTGATAATGATGGGGGGCTGCGGTTCCTTAACTGGAATTCCGGGTCATGGCGGAGGCAAACGCTTCGCTGTAGAACAGGAATTAGTGGCGGCTGCTACTCGGGCAACAATCAAAAGAATTGATATTTCGGCATTAAAAGGCAGGAAAGTTAATCTCTATATAAATGCGAT from the Desulfopila inferna genome contains:
- a CDS encoding HlyD family type I secretion periplasmic adaptor subunit, translating into MEAADGTLSGKGMKKEKSELEILEYQPDAVEIEEKPVAGKVRWVLYVILGTLIAVVIAAIVFRVDRIIVAEGKLITTSPTIVVQPLNAAIIRSIDVQVGDIVEEGQVLATLDSTFTSADLSQLKRQRLTLSTQLRRIKSELQNTLFVGLPEEGEDGLLQEQLFRQRKLILQRTKQLSDDKKAALESKRTLNAIKRKGSEGQLKLLRDVEGTTAKMPQNGSEYRLRVLESQKNRHLTSNEIENLKAEEEVIVNELKQVESEWERFLEERTGELMEQKVQLRNDFEKITEELTKATRLQELVTLRAPQKGIVLNMAKRSVGSILQQAEAIVTLVPIDSTIEVEADVKSQDIARIRLADPVRVKLDAFPFQRHDTLSGEVRVISEDSFQQNNANREDRSLSSQESDPAFYRTRIRLVSKKLRNVPEGFRLLPGMKVRAEIKVGKRRVISYFLYPIIRALDESLREP